In Parerythrobacter aestuarii, the sequence GCGCGACTACCTGTTCGAACTGGTCGAAGTGCTGGCAAACCCGGAATAGGTTGCAAGGCACGGATTGACGTAGCGGAAAGTGCGGAGCAAGGGCGCGGCCCATGCTTTCTGTGCTCGACATCTTCCGGATCGGGATAGGCCCTTCCTCCTCGCATACGGTGGGGCCGATGCGCATTGCCCATGCCTTCGTGAAAGCATTGGCGAAGTCAGGCAAGATCGAACGCGTCGCGCGGGTCGCAGTCGAGCTGCAAGGTTCGCTGGCCCTGACAGGAGTGGGGCACGGCACTGTCGATGCCACGATCCTCGGCCTGATGGGCTTCCAGCCGGAAACGACCGATCCGGATGCAGCGGCCCGCGCTATTGCGGGATTGAAGCGGAGCAGCCAGCTGGCGCTCGGCGACCACGCGATCACCTTCGATCCTGCAACCGACATCGACCTGGCCGGGCAAATCATCCCTGATCTGCACCCCAATGGCATGCGCCTGCGCGCCCTCGATGCGGAGGGTACCGTGCTGCTGGAGCGGACCTATTATTCGACCGGCGGCGGGTTCGTCGCCTCCGAGGCCCAGCTGAAACGCAAGCCAAAGGGCGATAGGGTCTCGACCGGCGCCCAAGTGCCTCATGATTTCAATTCGGCCGAAGAATTGCTGGCGATCTCCGACCATACGGGACTGTCCATCGACGCTGTCGTGCTCGCCAATGAAGACGCCATGCGCCAGCGCAGCAAGACCGAGGCTGGCCTCGATGCCATCGCCGAGGCCATGGAAAGCTGCATCGAGCGCGGGCTGGTCCAGCGCGGGACGCTGCCCGGCGGGCTCAAGGTCCAGCGCCGCGCGCCCGATTTGTGGGACAAGCTCAGCGCCAATCGCGGCTCCAACGAACGCGAGCAATTGTTCGACTGGCTCAACTGCTTTGCCATGGCGGTGAACGAGGAAAACGCGGCGGGCGGGCGGGTCGTGACCGCGCCCACCAACGGGGCCGCCGGGATCATCCCCGCCGTGATGCGCTTCTATTGCCTCGATGCCGACGAGAAGCCCTGCCGCGACAATCGCCGGAAGTTCCTGCTGACGGCAGGCGCCATCGGACTGCTCTACAAGCAGCGCGCCAGCATCTCGGGCGCGGAAATGGGCTGCCAGGGTGAAGTCGGCGTCGCCTGCTCGATGGCAGCCGGCGGACTCGCGGCAGTGTGGGGCGGGACCCCGGCGCAGATCGCCTGCGCGGCGGAAATCGGGATGGAGCACAACCTCGGCCTGACCTGCGATCCGGTCGGCGGGCTGGTGCAGGTGCCCTGCATCGAACGCAACGCCATCGGCGCGGTCAAGGCGGTCAACGCCGCCCGGCTGGCGTTGCACCGGACCGAGGCCGAGACCTGCGTCAGCCTCGACCAGGTGATCGAGACCATGCGCCAGACCGGGCTCGACATGTCCTCAAAGTACAAGGAAACGAGCCAGGGCGGGCTGGCGGTCAACGTCATCGAATGCTGATCGGCGCTTGCCGAAGGCTGGCGCGCGGCTAGTGTCGCGCCATGACCAACGAATCCCTTGTCGCCAAGCTGGCCGAACCCTTCGGTTCCTTCCCCGCAATCCTTGCTGAATGGGCGAGGGTGCAACCCGACAAACCGGCCTTGCGGGACGACGTTGGAGAGATCAGCTGGGCCGAGCTCGACGACCGGATCGAGCGACTGGCCGCGCGACTGGTCGAGACCGGGCTGAAGCGCGGGCAGTCGGTGGCGATCCTCGGCACGTCCAGCATCAACTATGCGCTGGTGTTCCTTGCCGCCGTGCGTGCGGGCGGGGTGGCGGCCCCGCTGACCACCAGCGCCAGCCGCGAGCAGCTCGAAGGCATGGCGAAGGATTCGGGTGCGATCCACCTGTTTATTGACGGACCCAAGAGCGCCGAGCTGGGGACGGATTTCGTGCCCGAACTCGACCATGTCGCACTGGAGAATATCGACAGCTGGATGGCTCCAGCGGGCACCAAGGCCCCGCCTTTCGAGCCCGATCGCAAGGACCACTTCAATATCATCTATTCCAGCGGGACGACCGGCATTCCCAAGGGTATCGTGCACTCGCACCTGATGCGCTGGCGCCAGTTCGCCAGCACCGCTTCGTCCTATCTCGGCAGCGGGCTGGAAGTGCGCTCGCTGGCTTCGACCCCGCTCTATTCCAACACCACCATGGTCGCTTTCCTCGCTTGCCTGCTGGCGGGCGGGACGCTGCGGATCATGGGCAAGTTCAACACCGTGAAGTGGCTCGAACATGCGGCCGCCGACCGGACCACCGTGACCATGCTGGTGCCGGTGCAATACCAACGGCTGATGGCCGAGCCGCGTTTCGACGAATTCGACCTGTCGGCCATGGCGATGAAATACTGCACCAGCGCGCCGTTCCCGGCCGAGCTCAAGGCCGACGTGCTGCGTCGGATGCCGGGCGGGCTGGTGGAGATCTATTCCATGACCGAAGGCGGGGTGGTGTGCCTGCTCGCTTGCCACGAATTCCCCGACAAGCTGCACACCGTGGGCCGCCCCGCACCGGGCAGCGAGCTCAAGGTGCTCGATGACAACGACCAGCCCGTGCCGCCGGGCGAGGCGGGCAACCTCATCGGCCTCTCGCAGACCATGATGGCCGGCTACAAGAACCAGCCCGGCAAGACGCAGGAAGGGTACTGGACCGATCCGGAGACCGGCGTCGTATGGCAGCGGATGGGCGATATCGGCCGGGTCGATGCCGATGGCTTTGTCGAGCTCGTCGGCCGGGCCAAGGACATGATCATTTCGGGCGGGTTCAATATCTATCCCAGCGATCTCGAGGCCGAACTCGACAAGGACGAGCGCGTGGCCGAAGCGGCGGTGATCGGCATCCCCTCCGAGCAATGGGGCGAGACCCCGCTCGGCTTCGTGCGGCTGGCCGATGGCGTGGCACAAAGCGAAGTCGAGGACATCCTCGGCACCGTCAATGCGCGGCTGGGCAAGACCCAGCGGCTGAGCGCGCTGCATGCGATCGATGAAATGCCGCGCAGCCACATCGGAAAGCTGCTCAAGACCGAACTGCGCGAGCTGGCCGACCGGCTCACGGCCTAGGCCAGTCGTCCGCCCTTTGCAGGTGCGACACGCTGTCGGAGGGGTCTGGGGGAGAGGGCAGCGCGCCGCACCTGCCGCGACCCGGACGGGCCGGGTAGGGGGTGCAAAGGCAGGTCCGCCACCGCTGCCAACACGGTTACAGCTGCTCATCGATTTCGCGAAGAATAATGCCGCGAGTCGCAGGTCGCCGGGGGGAGGGGGGAGAGAATGGCGACCGCGTCTCGCGGCTTCTGGATCGTTGCCCTGCCTACGCATAGGTCAGTGGTTTCGATCGTAAGGCAGTCGATGGATCGAGGCTGCCTTGGGGCCGGGGGCAGACGTTCGGGGGGAGAGGAGAGTCCGCCGCCCGGCTTCGAGGACTGAAATAATCTTTCGCGGAGCTTTATAAAAGTGAGAAAAGCCGTAGGAGAGTTGCGTTTTGTGCAACAAACCCGGAAAAACAAGCGCAATGCTTGCTCTCAGGTGAACAAAGGCGCGCCGATTGGTGCCCGCCGGCAAACTTCGCTCCACACCGCGTGAGGCAGGGTCTTCCTGTGGCGGACAGGGATGGTCGGGCGTCGCCGATCGTTCACAATGCTCCGGCTGGGTATCATGCGGCGGACCTGCTGGACAGCATTCCTTCCGCGGCTTACCGCGCTGCGCCATGGACGACGCACTTCTCCCCGATTCCATCCTCATCGTCGATTTTGGCAGCCAGGTGACCCAGCTGATCGCACGCCGCGTGCGTGAGGCCGGCGTCTATTCCGAGATCACGCCTTTCAGCATGGCGGAGGAGGCATTCCAGCGGATGAAGCCAAAGGGGATCATCCTCTCAGGCTCGCCTGCCGGAGTACCGGAAGAGGGCAGCCCGCGCGCGCCGGAGATGCTGTTCGAGGCAGGCGTCCCGATCCTCGGCATCTGCTACGGCCAGCAGGTCATGAGCCACCAGCTCGGCGGTGAAGTCCGTCCAGGCCATGAAACGGGCGAAGGCGGCGAGTTCGGCCGCGCCTTCCTGACCGTGACCAAGGAGTGCGCGCTGTTCGATGGCCTCTGGAAAGTCGGCGAGCGGCACCAGGTGTGGATGAGCCATGGCGACAAGGTGACGAAGTTCGCCCCCGGGTTTGAAATCGTCGCCATCTCCGACGGCGCACCCTTCGCGGTGATCGCCGACGAAGAGCGCAAGTTCTACGGCACCCAGTTCCACCCCGAAGTCGTCCACACGCCCGATGGCGGCAGGCTGATCGCCAATTTTGTGCGCCACGTCTGCGGGCTCGCGGGCGACTGGACCATGGCCGCCTATCGCGAGACCAAGGTCCGCGAGATCCGCGAGCAGGTTGGCTCGGGCAAGGTCATCTGCGGACTCAGCGGCGGGGTCGATTCATCGGTAGCCGCGATCCTCATCCACGAAGCCATCGGCGAGCAGCTGACCTGCGTTTTCGTCGACCATGGATTGCTGCGGCTCAACGAGCGCGAGCAGGTCGAAACCATGTTCCGCGACCACTACAATATCCCGCTGGTGGTGGTGGATGCCGAACAGATGTTCCTAGAAGGGCTGGCGGGCGTCACTGACCCGGAAGCCAAGCGCAAGTTCATCGGCAAGACCTTCATCGACGTTTTCGAGGCCGAAGCACAGAAGATCGGCGGCGCCGATTTCCTTGCCCAGGGCACGCTCTATCCCGACGTGATCGAGAGTGTCAGCTTCACCGGCGGGCCGAGCGTGACGATCAAGAGCCACCACAATGTCGGCGGCCTGCCCGAGCGGATGAACATGCAGCTGGTCGAACCCTTGCGCGAACTGTTCAAGGACGAGGTCCGCGAACTCGGCCGCGAGCTGGGCCTGCCCGACATGTTCGTCGGTCGCCACCCGTTCCCCGGTCCGGGCCTCGCCATTCGCATTCCCGGAGAAGTGACCAAGGAACGCTGCGACATATTGCGCAAGGCCGATGCGATCTATCTCGACGAAATCCGCAAGGCCGGGCTCTACGACGCGATCTGGCAGGCCTTTGCCGTGCTGCTCCCGGTCAAGACCGTCGGCGTAATGGGCGATGGGCGCACCTACGACT encodes:
- a CDS encoding L-serine ammonia-lyase codes for the protein MLSVLDIFRIGIGPSSSHTVGPMRIAHAFVKALAKSGKIERVARVAVELQGSLALTGVGHGTVDATILGLMGFQPETTDPDAAARAIAGLKRSSQLALGDHAITFDPATDIDLAGQIIPDLHPNGMRLRALDAEGTVLLERTYYSTGGGFVASEAQLKRKPKGDRVSTGAQVPHDFNSAEELLAISDHTGLSIDAVVLANEDAMRQRSKTEAGLDAIAEAMESCIERGLVQRGTLPGGLKVQRRAPDLWDKLSANRGSNEREQLFDWLNCFAMAVNEENAAGGRVVTAPTNGAAGIIPAVMRFYCLDADEKPCRDNRRKFLLTAGAIGLLYKQRASISGAEMGCQGEVGVACSMAAGGLAAVWGGTPAQIACAAEIGMEHNLGLTCDPVGGLVQVPCIERNAIGAVKAVNAARLALHRTEAETCVSLDQVIETMRQTGLDMSSKYKETSQGGLAVNVIEC
- the guaA gene encoding glutamine-hydrolyzing GMP synthase; its protein translation is MDDALLPDSILIVDFGSQVTQLIARRVREAGVYSEITPFSMAEEAFQRMKPKGIILSGSPAGVPEEGSPRAPEMLFEAGVPILGICYGQQVMSHQLGGEVRPGHETGEGGEFGRAFLTVTKECALFDGLWKVGERHQVWMSHGDKVTKFAPGFEIVAISDGAPFAVIADEERKFYGTQFHPEVVHTPDGGRLIANFVRHVCGLAGDWTMAAYRETKVREIREQVGSGKVICGLSGGVDSSVAAILIHEAIGEQLTCVFVDHGLLRLNEREQVETMFRDHYNIPLVVVDAEQMFLEGLAGVTDPEAKRKFIGKTFIDVFEAEAQKIGGADFLAQGTLYPDVIESVSFTGGPSVTIKSHHNVGGLPERMNMQLVEPLRELFKDEVRELGRELGLPDMFVGRHPFPGPGLAIRIPGEVTKERCDILRKADAIYLDEIRKAGLYDAIWQAFAVLLPVKTVGVMGDGRTYDSVCGLRAVTSTDGMTADVYPFDAAFLTGCATRIVNEVQGVNRVVYDYTSKPPGTIEWE
- a CDS encoding class I adenylate-forming enzyme family protein is translated as MTNESLVAKLAEPFGSFPAILAEWARVQPDKPALRDDVGEISWAELDDRIERLAARLVETGLKRGQSVAILGTSSINYALVFLAAVRAGGVAAPLTTSASREQLEGMAKDSGAIHLFIDGPKSAELGTDFVPELDHVALENIDSWMAPAGTKAPPFEPDRKDHFNIIYSSGTTGIPKGIVHSHLMRWRQFASTASSYLGSGLEVRSLASTPLYSNTTMVAFLACLLAGGTLRIMGKFNTVKWLEHAAADRTTVTMLVPVQYQRLMAEPRFDEFDLSAMAMKYCTSAPFPAELKADVLRRMPGGLVEIYSMTEGGVVCLLACHEFPDKLHTVGRPAPGSELKVLDDNDQPVPPGEAGNLIGLSQTMMAGYKNQPGKTQEGYWTDPETGVVWQRMGDIGRVDADGFVELVGRAKDMIISGGFNIYPSDLEAELDKDERVAEAAVIGIPSEQWGETPLGFVRLADGVAQSEVEDILGTVNARLGKTQRLSALHAIDEMPRSHIGKLLKTELRELADRLTA